Proteins encoded in a region of the Dorea longicatena genome:
- a CDS encoding VanZ family protein — MTENRMKRKKTGMIWLIFTIIWMSVIFSFSAKKAVESEGMSHSVGKEIGRLIVPQFTSWSEERQEQFAKMIDFPVRKCAHATEYAVLGVLILRTAYSFSEDSGKRSMLICWCAGTAYAASDELHQLFVPGRSCQFRDVCIDSAGVLAGVLVFSLIKHEIVKYKEKKKSCKTKKKVAENVKKSRKIP; from the coding sequence ATGACAGAAAACAGGATGAAGAGAAAAAAGACAGGAATGATTTGGCTGATCTTTACGATCATCTGGATGTCAGTGATTTTTTCTTTTTCGGCTAAAAAAGCGGTAGAATCGGAGGGAATGAGCCATTCGGTAGGAAAAGAGATCGGGAGGCTGATAGTCCCGCAATTTACATCCTGGTCAGAAGAACGGCAGGAGCAGTTTGCGAAAATGATTGATTTCCCGGTACGCAAATGTGCGCATGCAACAGAGTACGCGGTCCTTGGTGTGCTGATACTGAGGACGGCGTATTCTTTTTCGGAAGACAGCGGGAAACGGTCCATGCTGATCTGCTGGTGTGCAGGTACAGCATATGCGGCAAGTGACGAATTACATCAGTTGTTTGTGCCGGGCAGGAGCTGTCAGTTCAGAGATGTATGCATCGATAGTGCCGGTGTATTGGCGGGAGTATTAGTATTTAGCTTGATAAAGCATGAAATCGTAAAATATAAGGAAAAGAAAAAATCTTGTAAAACTAAGAAAAAAGTGGCAGAAAACGTGAAAAAATCAAGGAAAATCCCTTGA
- the rpsL gene encoding 30S ribosomal protein S12, with the protein MPTFNQLVKKGRQTSVKKSTAPALQKGYNSLKKRSTDTSAPQKRGVCTAVKTATPKKPNSALRKIARVRLSNGIEVTSYIPGEGHNLQEHSVVLIRGGRVKDLPGTRYHIVRGTLDTAGVAKRRQARSKYGAKRPKDKK; encoded by the coding sequence ATGCCAACATTTAACCAGTTAGTAAAAAAAGGACGTCAGACATCTGTAAAGAAGTCTACAGCACCGGCACTTCAGAAAGGATACAACTCTTTAAAGAAGAGAAGCACTGATACTTCTGCTCCACAGAAGAGAGGTGTTTGTACAGCTGTTAAGACTGCTACACCTAAGAAACCTAACTCAGCTCTTAGAAAGATCGCCAGAGTACGTCTGTCTAACGGAATCGAAGTAACAAGCTACATCCCAGGAGAAGGACACAACCTTCAGGAGCATAGCGTTGTTTTGATCCGTGGAGGAAGAGTAAAAGACCTTCCAGGTACAAGATACCATATCGTAAGAGGAACACTTGATACAGCAGGTGTTGCTAAGAGAAGACAGGCTCGTTCTAAATACGGCGCTAAGAGACCAAAAGATAAGAAATAA
- the rpsG gene encoding 30S ribosomal protein S7 — protein sequence MPRKGHTQKRDVLADPVYNNKVVTKLVNNIMLDGKKGVAQKIVYGAFERVEAKAEKPAIEVFEEAMNNIMPVLEVKARRIGGANYQVPIEVRPERRQTLALRWLTVYSRARGEKTMEERLANEILDAANNTGASVKKKEDMHKMAEANKAFAHYRF from the coding sequence GTGCCACGTAAAGGACATACTCAGAAAAGAGACGTATTAGCGGATCCAGTATACAACAATAAAGTGGTAACCAAGCTTGTCAACAACATTATGCTTGATGGTAAGAAGGGTGTTGCACAGAAGATCGTATACGGAGCGTTTGAAAGAGTTGAAGCAAAAGCCGAAAAGCCAGCTATCGAAGTATTTGAAGAGGCTATGAATAACATCATGCCAGTACTTGAGGTAAAGGCTAGACGTATCGGAGGAGCTAACTACCAGGTACCAATCGAGGTTAGACCTGAAAGAAGACAGACTCTTGCACTTCGTTGGCTGACAGTATACTCTCGTGCTAGAGGAGAGAAGACAATGGAAGAAAGACTGGCTAACGAAATCCTGGATGCAGCAAATAACACAGGCGCATCTGTAAAGAAGAAAGAAGACATGCACAAGATGGCAGAAGCAAACAAAGCATTTGCTCATTATCGTTTCTAA
- the glmS gene encoding glutamine--fructose-6-phosphate transaminase (isomerizing): MCGIVGFTGEHQAAPILLDGLAKLEYRGYDSAGIAVRDGDADVEVIKAKGRLKVLAEKTNDGETVKGTCGIGHTRWATHGEPSENNAHPHKSDDGNVVAVHNGIIENYQELKDKLVRKGYTFYSETDTEVAVKLVDYYYKKYEGTPVDAINHALVRIRGSYALAMMFQDYPEEIYVARKDSPMILGVANGESYIGSDVPAILKYTRDVYYIGNQEMARVRKGEITFYNLDGDEIEKELKTVEWDAEAAEKAGYEHFMIKEIHEQPKAVSDTLNSVVKDGAIDLSEVGLSEEEIKEISQIYIVACGSAYHVGVAAQYVMEDLARIPVRVELASEFRYRNPILDPKGLVIIISQSGETADSLAALRESKKQGVKTLGIVNVIGSSIAREADNVFYTLAGPEIAVATTKAYSTQLIATYTLAIQFAKIRGQITEEQYTGYIEELKTIPDKISRIIEDKERLQWFASKQVNAKDIFFIGRGIDYAISLEGSLKMKEISYIHSEAYAAGELKHGTISLIEDGTLVIGVLTQPALYEKTLSNMVECKSRGAYLMGLTTFGHYNIEENADFSVYIPKTDPHFATSLAVIPLQLLGYYVSVAKGLDVDKPRNLAKSVTVE; encoded by the coding sequence ATGTGTGGAATTGTAGGATTTACAGGTGAACATCAGGCAGCACCCATTTTGTTAGATGGCCTGGCAAAACTGGAATATCGTGGATATGACTCTGCAGGAATCGCTGTACGTGACGGTGATGCAGATGTAGAAGTTATTAAGGCAAAAGGAAGACTGAAAGTTTTAGCAGAGAAGACCAATGATGGAGAAACTGTAAAAGGAACTTGTGGTATCGGACATACCAGATGGGCAACTCATGGAGAACCGTCTGAGAACAATGCACATCCGCATAAAAGTGATGACGGAAATGTAGTAGCTGTTCATAATGGTATCATCGAAAATTATCAGGAATTAAAAGATAAACTTGTACGAAAAGGATATACATTTTACTCAGAGACAGATACAGAAGTAGCAGTAAAACTGGTAGATTACTATTATAAAAAATATGAAGGAACACCGGTAGATGCAATTAATCATGCACTTGTGCGTATCCGTGGATCATATGCACTTGCAATGATGTTCCAAGATTATCCGGAAGAAATTTATGTAGCAAGAAAAGACAGCCCGATGATCTTAGGAGTTGCAAACGGAGAATCTTATATCGGTTCAGATGTTCCTGCGATCCTGAAATATACAAGAGATGTATATTATATTGGAAACCAGGAGATGGCACGTGTCCGCAAAGGAGAGATTACATTCTATAATCTGGATGGCGATGAGATCGAAAAAGAATTAAAAACAGTTGAATGGGATGCAGAGGCAGCAGAAAAAGCTGGATATGAGCATTTTATGATCAAAGAGATCCATGAACAGCCGAAGGCTGTTTCAGATACTCTGAATTCTGTTGTAAAAGACGGTGCGATCGATCTTTCAGAAGTCGGACTTTCAGAAGAAGAGATTAAAGAGATCAGCCAGATCTATATTGTAGCGTGTGGATCTGCATATCATGTCGGAGTGGCAGCACAGTATGTTATGGAAGACCTGGCAAGAATCCCGGTACGTGTAGAACTTGCATCAGAGTTCAGATATCGTAATCCGATCCTCGATCCTAAGGGACTGGTTATTATCATCAGTCAGTCAGGAGAGACTGCCGACAGTCTTGCAGCCCTCAGAGAATCTAAGAAACAGGGTGTAAAGACACTTGGAATTGTGAACGTGATCGGCTCATCTATTGCGAGAGAAGCAGATAATGTATTCTATACACTTGCAGGACCGGAGATTGCGGTTGCAACAACAAAAGCGTACAGTACACAGCTGATCGCAACTTACACACTGGCAATTCAGTTTGCTAAGATCAGAGGTCAGATTACAGAGGAACAGTATACTGGATATATCGAAGAACTGAAGACGATTCCGGATAAGATCAGCAGAATCATTGAAGACAAAGAAAGACTTCAGTGGTTTGCATCCAAACAGGTGAATGCAAAAGACATTTTCTTTATCGGACGTGGAATTGATTATGCAATTTCATTAGAGGGAAGTCTTAAGATGAAAGAAATCAGTTATATTCATTCTGAAGCATATGCAGCAGGAGAATTAAAACATGGAACGATTTCTCTGATTGAAGACGGTACACTCGTTATCGGAGTACTGACTCAGCCGGCATTATATGAAAAGACACTGAGTAACATGGTAGAGTGTAAGAGCCGTGGCGCATATCTGATGGGTCTTACGACATTTGGACACTATAATATTGAAGAAAATGCAGATTTCTCTGTATATATTCCAAAGACAGATCCACACTTTGCAACATCACTTGCAGTGATTCCGCTCCAGTTACTTGGATATTATGTATCTGTGGCAAAAGGGCTTGATGTAGATAAGCCGAGAAACCTTGCGAAGAGTGTAACAGTAGAATAG
- a CDS encoding nucleotidyltransferase family protein has product MKTALVIMAAGMGSRFGGGIKQLEPVGPNGEIIMDYSIHDAIEAGFNKVVFIIRKDIKEAFHDAIGKRIEGICNRLNVEFAYAYQELDDLPEEIKKPVDRSKPWGTGQAVLVCKDIIKEPFVVINADDYYGKEAFVKIHEFLINNYTPERSKELCMAGFILGNTLSDNGTVTRGICAVDENDYLTDVMETYEIKKTEDGAESQGNKINVNSHVSMNMWGLTPEFVGLLEEGFVEFFENIKGDEAKELKGEYLLPIYIDELLKKGKVSVKLLETQDKWFGVTYKEDKPVVVESFAKLIADGVYRKDLFSDLQA; this is encoded by the coding sequence ATGAAAACAGCATTAGTCATCATGGCTGCGGGAATGGGGTCTCGTTTCGGTGGTGGAATCAAGCAGTTAGAACCGGTTGGCCCGAATGGAGAGATTATTATGGATTATTCTATCCATGATGCAATTGAAGCCGGATTTAATAAAGTTGTATTTATCATCCGTAAGGATATTAAGGAAGCATTTCATGACGCGATCGGAAAGCGTATCGAAGGGATCTGTAATAGGTTGAACGTAGAATTCGCTTACGCTTATCAGGAATTAGATGATCTTCCGGAAGAAATCAAAAAACCTGTGGATAGAAGTAAACCATGGGGAACGGGACAGGCAGTTCTGGTGTGTAAAGACATCATCAAAGAACCGTTTGTTGTTATTAATGCAGATGATTATTATGGAAAAGAAGCATTTGTAAAGATCCATGAATTTCTGATTAATAATTATACTCCGGAAAGATCGAAAGAACTCTGCATGGCAGGTTTTATTCTTGGTAATACTTTAAGTGATAATGGAACTGTTACAAGAGGAATCTGTGCAGTGGATGAGAATGATTATCTGACGGATGTTATGGAAACCTATGAAATCAAAAAAACAGAGGACGGAGCAGAATCACAGGGAAATAAAATAAATGTGAATTCGCATGTATCTATGAATATGTGGGGATTGACACCGGAATTTGTGGGACTTTTGGAAGAAGGCTTTGTAGAATTCTTTGAAAATATCAAGGGAGACGAAGCAAAAGAACTGAAAGGAGAATACCTGCTTCCAATCTATATTGACGAGCTTTTGAAAAAAGGAAAAGTAAGTGTCAAACTTCTGGAGACACAGGATAAATGGTTTGGTGTTACTTATAAAGAAGATAAACCTGTTGTAGTAGAGTCATTTGCAAAATTGATCGCAGATGGCGTATATCGAAAAGATCTGTTCTCAGATCTGCAGGCATAA
- the glmM gene encoding phosphoglucosamine mutase → MGRYFGTDGFRGEANNNLTADHAYKIGRFLGWYYGEVKRRNGDDTPARIVIGKDTRRSSYMFEYTLVGGLVASGADAYLLHVTTTPSVAYVARTDGFDCGIMISASHNPYYDNGIKLINGNGEKMDEGTIALVEDYLDGKLEVFGENYEEIPFAHTSKIGRTVDYVSGRNRYIGYLISLGLYSFKGVKVGLDCANGSSWNLAKSVFDALGAKTYVINAEPDGTNINNNAGSTHIGGLQKFVVENGLDVGFAYDGDADRCLCVDEKGNLVDGDAILYIYGKYMKERGKLENNTVVTTVMSNFGLYKAFDEAGIGYAKTAVGDKYVYEYMTKNGCILGGEQSGHIIFSKYASTGDGILTSLKMMEVMMARKKKMSELLDGLTIYPQVLENVRVTDKKAAQDDADVQAAVKAVTEALGDTGRILVRESGTEPLLRVMVEAETEEVCRKYVDQVVDVVKAKGHIAS, encoded by the coding sequence ATGGGAAGATATTTCGGAACAGATGGCTTCCGTGGAGAAGCCAATAATAATTTAACAGCAGATCATGCATATAAGATCGGAAGATTTCTTGGATGGTATTACGGAGAAGTAAAGCGTCGTAACGGTGATGATACACCAGCTCGTATTGTGATCGGAAAAGATACAAGACGTTCAAGCTATATGTTTGAATATACACTGGTTGGAGGTCTGGTAGCTTCGGGAGCGGATGCTTACCTGCTTCATGTTACGACGACACCGTCTGTAGCTTATGTGGCAAGAACCGATGGGTTTGACTGTGGTATTATGATCTCGGCAAGCCATAATCCGTATTATGATAACGGAATCAAGCTGATCAACGGTAATGGAGAGAAGATGGATGAAGGAACGATTGCACTGGTAGAAGACTATCTGGATGGCAAGCTGGAAGTATTTGGGGAAAATTATGAAGAGATTCCGTTTGCACATACATCTAAGATCGGACGTACGGTAGACTATGTATCAGGAAGAAATCGTTATATCGGTTATCTGATCTCACTGGGACTTTATTCTTTCAAGGGAGTGAAAGTCGGACTTGACTGTGCGAACGGAAGTTCATGGAACCTCGCAAAATCCGTATTTGATGCTCTGGGAGCAAAGACTTATGTTATCAATGCAGAACCTGATGGAACTAATATTAATAATAATGCAGGATCTACACATATTGGCGGCCTGCAGAAATTCGTGGTTGAGAATGGTCTGGATGTCGGATTCGCTTATGACGGAGATGCAGACAGATGTCTTTGCGTTGATGAAAAAGGAAATCTGGTAGATGGAGATGCGATCCTTTACATTTATGGAAAATATATGAAAGAGCGAGGCAAACTGGAGAATAATACAGTTGTTACAACGGTTATGTCTAATTTTGGATTATACAAAGCATTTGATGAGGCTGGAATCGGTTATGCGAAGACTGCAGTCGGAGACAAATATGTATACGAATATATGACAAAGAATGGCTGTATCCTTGGTGGAGAACAGTCAGGTCATATTATTTTTTCAAAATACGCTTCTACAGGAGACGGTATCCTTACAAGTCTTAAGATGATGGAAGTTATGATGGCAAGAAAGAAGAAGATGAGCGAACTGCTGGATGGACTTACCATTTATCCACAGGTTCTTGAAAATGTACGTGTGACAGATAAAAAGGCTGCTCAGGATGACGCAGATGTGCAGGCAGCAGTAAAAGCTGTTACAGAAGCACTTGGAGATACCGGTCGTATTCTTGTGCGTGAATCAGGAACAGAGCCGCTTCTTCGTGTAATGGTTGAAGCCGAGACAGAGGAAGTCTGTAGAAAATATGTAGACCAGGTTGTGGATGTTGTAAAGGCTAAAGGACATATTGCAAGTTAG
- the fusA gene encoding elongation factor G: MAGREYPLERTRNIGIMAHIDAGKTTLTERILYYTGVNYKIGDTHEGTATMDWMEQEQERGITITSAATTCHWTLEEFTKPKKGALEHRINIIDTPGHVDFTVEVERSLRVLDGAVGVFCAKGGVEPQSENVWRQADTYNVPRMAFINKMDILGADFYNAVDQIKTRLGKNAICLQLPIGKEDDFKGIIDLMEMKAYIYNDDKGDDITVTDIPEDMADDAELYHTEMVEKICDLDDDLMMQYLEGEEPSIDDMKKALRKATCECTAVPVCCGSAYRNKGVQKLLDAIVEYMPAPTDIPPIEGVDEDGNDVVRHSSDEEPFSALAFKIMTDPFVGKLAYFRVYSGTMNSGSYVLNATKNKKERVGRILQMHANKREELDKVYSGDIAAAIGFKFTSTGDTICDEQHPVILESMEFPEPVIELAIEPKTKASQGKLGESLAKLAEEDPTFRAHTDQETGQTIIAGMGELHLEIIVDRLLREFKVEANVGAPQVAYKEAFTKPVDIDSKYAKQSGGRGQYGHCKVKFEPMDVNGEETFKFESTVVGGAIPKEYIPAVGEGIEEAMQSGILGGFPVVGLKANVYDGSYHEVDSSEMAFHIAGSLAFKDAMKKASPVLLEPIMRVEVTMPEEYMGDVIGDINSRRGRIEGMDDLGGGKIVRGFVPLSEMFGYSTDLRSRTQGRGNYSMFFEKYEPVPKSVQEKILSSKND, translated from the coding sequence TTGGCTGGAAGAGAATATCCATTAGAGAGAACAAGAAATATCGGTATTATGGCGCATATCGATGCTGGTAAGACAACTCTTACCGAGCGTATCCTGTACTATACCGGTGTTAACTATAAGATTGGAGATACTCACGAAGGTACTGCTACCATGGACTGGATGGAACAGGAGCAGGAAAGAGGTATCACAATTACTTCTGCGGCTACAACATGCCACTGGACACTTGAAGAGTTCACAAAACCGAAAAAGGGAGCTCTTGAGCACCGTATCAACATCATTGATACTCCGGGACACGTTGACTTTACCGTAGAGGTTGAGCGTTCACTCCGTGTACTTGACGGCGCTGTCGGCGTCTTCTGTGCTAAGGGTGGTGTTGAGCCTCAGTCAGAAAACGTATGGCGTCAGGCTGACACATACAATGTACCAAGAATGGCATTCATCAATAAGATGGATATCCTGGGTGCTGATTTCTACAATGCAGTAGACCAGATTAAGACCAGACTTGGAAAGAACGCTATTTGTCTTCAGTTACCAATCGGTAAAGAAGACGACTTCAAGGGAATCATTGACCTGATGGAAATGAAAGCTTACATCTACAACGATGATAAGGGAGATGACATCACAGTTACAGATATCCCGGAAGATATGGCAGACGACGCAGAACTTTACCATACAGAAATGGTAGAAAAGATCTGCGATCTTGATGATGATCTGATGATGCAGTATCTCGAAGGTGAAGAACCATCTATCGATGATATGAAGAAAGCACTCAGAAAAGCAACTTGCGAGTGTACAGCAGTTCCTGTTTGCTGTGGATCAGCTTACAGAAACAAAGGTGTACAGAAGCTCCTTGATGCAATCGTTGAGTATATGCCTGCACCAACAGATATCCCACCAATCGAAGGTGTGGATGAGGATGGAAACGATGTTGTAAGACATTCTTCAGACGAAGAGCCATTCTCAGCACTTGCATTCAAGATTATGACAGACCCATTCGTTGGTAAGCTGGCATACTTCAGAGTTTACTCTGGTACAATGAACTCAGGTTCTTATGTACTGAATGCTACAAAGAATAAAAAAGAGCGTGTTGGACGTATCCTTCAGATGCATGCCAACAAGCGTGAGGAGCTTGATAAAGTATATTCAGGAGATATCGCAGCAGCAATCGGATTCAAGTTCACTTCAACAGGTGACACAATCTGTGACGAGCAGCATCCTGTAATTCTGGAATCAATGGAATTCCCAGAACCAGTTATCGAGCTTGCTATCGAGCCTAAGACAAAAGCTTCCCAGGGTAAACTTGGTGAATCTCTTGCAAAACTGGCTGAAGAAGACCCTACATTCCGTGCTCATACAGATCAGGAAACTGGACAGACAATCATCGCCGGAATGGGAGAGCTCCATCTTGAAATCATCGTAGACAGACTTCTTCGTGAATTCAAGGTAGAAGCTAACGTAGGTGCTCCTCAGGTTGCTTATAAAGAAGCATTTACAAAACCAGTTGACATTGATAGCAAATATGCTAAACAGTCAGGTGGACGTGGACAGTACGGACACTGTAAAGTTAAATTTGAGCCAATGGATGTTAACGGTGAGGAAACATTCAAATTCGAATCTACTGTAGTTGGTGGAGCTATTCCGAAGGAATACATCCCAGCTGTAGGTGAAGGTATCGAAGAGGCTATGCAGTCTGGTATCCTTGGAGGATTCCCAGTTGTAGGTCTTAAGGCTAACGTATATGACGGATCTTACCATGAAGTCGATTCAAGTGAAATGGCTTTCCATATTGCAGGTTCTCTTGCATTTAAGGACGCTATGAAGAAGGCATCTCCAGTTCTTCTTGAGCCTATCATGAGAGTGGAAGTTACTATGCCGGAAGAGTACATGGGTGACGTTATTGGAGACATTAACTCACGTCGTGGACGTATCGAAGGTATGGATGACCTCGGCGGCGGAAAGATCGTTCGTGGATTCGTTCCATTGTCAGAAATGTTTGGATACTCTACAGACTTACGTTCCAGAACACAGGGACGTGGTAACTACTCAATGTTCTTCGAGAAATACGAGCCAGTACCGAAGTCAGTACAGGAAAAGATTTTATCCAGCAAAAATGACTAA